A single genomic interval of Streptomyces sp. BA2 harbors:
- a CDS encoding isoprenyl transferase, whose amino-acid sequence MARRGILGRSRREYKVPEPHPSGATPPKIPGELVPKHVAIVMDGNGRWAKDRGLPRTEGHKVGAERVLDVLQGGIEMGVGAISLYAFSTENWKRSPDEVKFLMNFNRDFIRKTRDQLDELGIRVRWVGRMPKLWKSVARELEISQEQTKGNDKLTLYFCMNYGGRAEIADAAQALAEDVKAGRLDPSKVSEKTFAKYLYYPDMPDVDLFLRPSGEQRTSNYLLWQSAYAEMVFQDVLWPDFDRRDLWRACLEYASRDRRFGGAIPNEQQIANS is encoded by the coding sequence ATGGCACGACGCGGAATCCTCGGACGGTCCCGCCGTGAGTACAAGGTCCCCGAGCCGCACCCCTCGGGCGCCACACCGCCGAAGATCCCCGGCGAGCTGGTGCCCAAGCACGTGGCGATCGTCATGGACGGCAACGGACGTTGGGCGAAGGATCGCGGCCTGCCGCGCACCGAGGGGCACAAGGTCGGTGCCGAGCGCGTCCTCGACGTACTGCAGGGCGGCATCGAGATGGGCGTCGGGGCGATCTCGCTCTACGCCTTCTCCACCGAGAACTGGAAGCGTTCCCCGGACGAGGTGAAGTTCCTGATGAACTTCAACCGCGACTTCATCCGCAAGACCCGCGACCAGCTCGACGAACTCGGCATCCGGGTGCGCTGGGTGGGCCGGATGCCCAAGCTGTGGAAGTCGGTCGCCAGGGAGCTGGAGATCTCCCAGGAACAGACCAAGGGCAACGACAAGCTCACCCTGTACTTCTGCATGAACTACGGCGGGCGGGCCGAGATCGCGGATGCCGCGCAGGCCCTCGCCGAAGACGTGAAGGCCGGGCGGCTCGACCCCTCCAAGGTCAGCGAGAAGACCTTCGCGAAGTACCTGTACTACCCGGACATGCCGGACGTCGACCTCTTCCTGCGCCCGAGCGGCGAGCAGCGCACCTCCAACTACCTTCTCTGGCAGAGCGCTTACGCCGAGATGGTCTTCCAGGACGTCCTGTGGCCGGACTTCGACCGCCGTGACCTGTGGCGCGCCTGCCTCGAATACGCTTCGCGCGACCGCCGCTTCGGCGGGGCGATCCCGAACGAGCAGCAGATCGCCAACAGTTAG
- the recO gene encoding DNA repair protein RecO, whose translation MSLFRDDGIVLRTQKLGEADRIITLLTRSHGRVRAVARGVRRTKSKFGARLEPFSHVDVQFFARGSELIGRGLPLCTQSETIAPYGGGIVTDYARYTAGTAMLETAERFTDHEGEPAVQQYLLLVGGLRTLANGEHEPHLILDAFLLRSLAVNGYAPSFSSCAKCGMPGPNRFFSVAAGGSVCVDCRVPGSVVPSMEALGLLGALLTGDWETADACEARHVREGSGLVSAYLHWHLERGLRSLRYVEKTK comes from the coding sequence ATGAGTCTGTTCCGTGATGACGGCATCGTGCTGCGCACCCAGAAGCTGGGTGAGGCGGACCGCATCATCACGCTGCTCACCCGCAGCCACGGACGGGTCCGCGCCGTCGCCCGCGGCGTGCGGCGGACCAAGTCCAAGTTCGGCGCCCGGCTCGAACCCTTCTCCCATGTCGACGTGCAGTTCTTCGCGCGCGGCAGCGAACTCATCGGGCGCGGCCTGCCGTTGTGCACGCAGAGTGAGACCATCGCTCCTTACGGTGGCGGAATCGTCACCGACTACGCGCGCTACACCGCAGGCACGGCCATGCTGGAGACCGCGGAACGCTTCACCGACCATGAGGGTGAGCCCGCAGTGCAGCAGTACCTGCTCCTCGTGGGCGGCCTGCGGACCCTCGCCAACGGCGAGCACGAGCCACACCTCATCCTCGACGCGTTCCTGCTCCGCTCCCTCGCCGTGAACGGGTACGCACCCAGCTTCAGCTCCTGCGCCAAGTGCGGAATGCCCGGCCCGAACCGGTTCTTCTCCGTCGCCGCCGGCGGCTCCGTCTGCGTCGACTGCCGGGTGCCCGGCAGCGTCGTACCCTCGATGGAAGCCCTCGGCCTGCTCGGCGCGCTGCTCACCGGAGACTGGGAGACGGCGGACGCGTGCGAGGCACGGCATGTCAGGGAGGGCAGCGGACTTGTTTCCGCCTATCTGCACTGGCACTTGGAGCGCGGGCTCCGCTCGCTGCGGTACGTAGAGAAGACCAAGTAA
- a CDS encoding AIM24 family protein, translating to MKSELFSTEHMAQQSVVPGMALQNAKSIKYAVNGEMHARQGAMIAYRGDLQFERKGQGVGGMLKRAVTGEGLPLMAVRGQGEAWFAHEAQNCFIVDIEPGDVLTVNGRNVLCFDSTLSYEIKTVKGAGVTGGGLFNSVFTGSGQLGLVCDGNPLVIPVSPQQPVYVDTDAVVGWTANLDTTLHRSQSIGSMIRGGSGEAVQLMLRGEGYVIVRPSELTPSKPTQH from the coding sequence ATGAAGAGTGAGCTGTTCTCCACGGAGCACATGGCGCAGCAGTCCGTCGTCCCCGGGATGGCCCTGCAGAATGCCAAGTCCATCAAGTACGCGGTCAACGGCGAGATGCACGCACGGCAGGGCGCGATGATCGCCTACCGCGGCGACCTTCAGTTCGAGCGCAAGGGTCAGGGCGTGGGCGGCATGCTCAAGCGGGCGGTGACCGGTGAGGGTCTTCCGCTCATGGCGGTGCGCGGCCAGGGCGAGGCGTGGTTCGCGCACGAGGCGCAGAACTGCTTCATCGTCGACATCGAGCCGGGCGACGTCCTCACCGTCAACGGCCGCAACGTCCTGTGCTTCGACTCGACGCTCTCGTACGAGATCAAGACGGTGAAGGGCGCGGGCGTCACGGGCGGCGGCCTCTTCAACAGCGTCTTCACCGGGTCCGGGCAGCTGGGCCTGGTCTGTGACGGCAACCCGCTGGTGATCCCGGTGTCGCCGCAGCAGCCGGTGTACGTGGACACGGACGCGGTGGTGGGCTGGACGGCGAACCTGGACACCACGCTGCACCGCTCGCAGTCCATCGGCTCCATGATCAGGGGCGGTTCCGGTGAGGCGGTCCAGCTGATGCTGCGCGGTGAGGGGTACGTCATCGTGCGGCCGAGCGAGCTGACGCCGTCGAAGCCGACGCAGCACTAG
- a CDS encoding DUF1266 domain-containing protein encodes MAIWKWSKPKVESKYPTPLTMHQLWMVSLSAPVSRDGDASRTTLYPFTRIDDGKAEKWLADQWEITAPEQLLGRLSGLASTGYRAMARQRIGVAPLAWDIALYVDISRRGFACGMLNEADTWARLKNVVPTVVGTYSSWKEYADHYLLGRQVWRESLQGTQDADFPAPQAASDAHLKALLDPANRTSPWNLAPWEAISRPDQARPAP; translated from the coding sequence ATGGCCATATGGAAGTGGAGCAAGCCCAAGGTCGAGTCCAAGTACCCGACACCGCTCACCATGCACCAGCTCTGGATGGTGTCGCTGAGCGCGCCGGTCAGCCGGGACGGGGACGCCTCCCGGACGACCCTGTATCCGTTCACCCGCATCGACGACGGCAAGGCCGAGAAGTGGCTGGCCGATCAGTGGGAGATCACCGCGCCCGAGCAGCTGCTCGGGCGTCTGAGCGGGCTCGCGAGCACCGGCTATCGCGCCATGGCCCGGCAGCGCATCGGCGTCGCGCCGCTGGCCTGGGACATCGCGCTCTACGTGGACATCTCACGGCGCGGCTTCGCCTGCGGGATGCTGAACGAGGCCGACACCTGGGCCCGGCTCAAGAACGTCGTGCCGACCGTGGTGGGGACGTACTCCTCCTGGAAGGAGTACGCCGACCACTACCTCCTGGGCAGGCAGGTCTGGCGGGAGAGTCTCCAGGGCACGCAGGACGCGGACTTTCCCGCACCCCAGGCCGCCTCCGACGCCCACCTGAAGGCCCTCCTGGACCCCGCGAACCGGACAAGTCCGTGGAACCTCGCCCCCTGGGAGGCAATCAGCCGCCCCGACCAGGCGCGGCCCGCCCCGTAA
- a CDS encoding helix-turn-helix domain-containing protein has product MANGSRQAAWEFFGAELKRRREDAGLTQSALGLQVFVSGAYIGQFEQAIRKPQLDVAQRIDEVLQSDGIFERMCRKLIDDKRYADYFATVVELEALATRICEFAPTLVPGLLQTAAYARAVTLAANPFVTDEYVDEIVGARLERAGILKDATRPEYWVVLHENALYIPVGGPDAMAQQLDHLASLMRERQVLVMVLPYEAGAHATMGGMLTLMDFEDAPPTAYTETSFSGTLVDEPAVVVRAQRAYDLLRGAALSPEASLALVESAAEDYRRCASTT; this is encoded by the coding sequence ATGGCCAATGGTTCGCGGCAGGCGGCTTGGGAGTTCTTCGGGGCCGAGTTGAAGAGGCGCCGGGAAGACGCGGGGCTCACGCAGTCGGCGCTGGGGCTTCAGGTTTTTGTTTCCGGCGCATACATCGGCCAATTCGAACAGGCTATTCGCAAGCCGCAGTTGGATGTTGCGCAGCGGATCGATGAGGTACTGCAATCCGACGGTATTTTCGAGCGGATGTGCCGAAAGCTGATCGACGACAAGCGGTATGCGGATTACTTCGCGACGGTCGTTGAGCTTGAGGCGCTGGCCACGCGGATCTGCGAGTTCGCGCCCACCTTGGTCCCGGGCCTTCTGCAGACCGCCGCATACGCGCGGGCGGTGACTCTCGCGGCCAACCCGTTCGTCACGGACGAGTACGTGGACGAGATCGTCGGCGCCCGGCTGGAGCGGGCGGGCATCCTCAAGGACGCTACAAGGCCGGAGTATTGGGTGGTGCTGCACGAGAACGCGCTGTACATCCCGGTGGGCGGTCCGGACGCCATGGCGCAGCAGTTGGACCACTTGGCGTCGCTGATGCGGGAGCGGCAGGTGTTGGTGATGGTGCTTCCGTACGAGGCGGGTGCGCACGCGACGATGGGCGGGATGCTGACGCTCATGGACTTCGAGGACGCACCGCCAACGGCCTATACAGAGACGTCGTTTTCGGGAACTCTCGTCGACGAACCGGCAGTGGTGGTGAGAGCACAGCGCGCATACGATCTGCTCAGGGGTGCCGCACTGTCGCCGGAGGCGTCCCTCGCCCTGGTCGAGTCGGCGGCTGAGGACTACAGACGATGCGCGAGTACGACCTGA
- a CDS encoding DUF397 domain-containing protein, with product MREYDLSNARWRKSSYSNGEGGSCVEIAYDFIGAARWRKSSYSSGDESDNCVEVADGVPGIVPVRDSKNPQGPALLINAPAWQAFVTGLRPTGG from the coding sequence ATGCGCGAGTACGACCTGAGCAACGCACGCTGGCGCAAGAGCAGCTACAGCAACGGTGAGGGCGGCAGCTGCGTCGAGATCGCGTACGACTTCATCGGCGCCGCCCGCTGGCGCAAGAGCAGCTACAGCAGCGGCGACGAAAGTGACAACTGCGTCGAGGTGGCCGACGGAGTCCCCGGGATCGTCCCGGTACGGGACAGCAAGAACCCCCAGGGCCCCGCCCTCCTCATCAACGCCCCCGCCTGGCAGGCCTTCGTGACCGGACTGCGTCCTACTGGCGGCTGA
- a CDS encoding membrane-associated oxidoreductase: MEISDLSDAERQVWEAFPLGRSVDFRERHREPADSGADWGPERTVRAEVLRALLIDGPRQEGETPVLRLHGARITGKLDLEYAEVAGAIHLWSCYFDGELDLYGAQLRQLNLGWSVFPDLYGTGLRIDGSLRMTGVRVRRAVRLGGARIAGAVFLDGAQLGEQGLAAAFDEPVLALNRATIDGDLHADDGFTAHGLVRLAGAVVAGTITFNDAVLSNPGSTALQAGNLSAGDDLHAMRLTAYGRLNLPGARIPGQFNLEGARLSNPGGMALRASITGGTLWLDQAAPVEGTVTLRGCQFDLLYIAPETWPDQVRLDGLTYTRLGPHEPAERRLQVLERDTEGYVPFAYEQLAAAYRRVGDDAAARTVQLAKQRRHRTTLPWYAKAWGYLQDATVGYGFRPTRAAVWLFSLLLAGSVTYAVREPAALKPKEAAEFNPVFYTLDLLLPIIDFGQEHAYASRGAYQWFGYALVIMGWTLATTIAAGVTRSISRQ; encoded by the coding sequence GTGGAGATCAGTGATCTGAGTGACGCCGAGCGGCAGGTGTGGGAGGCCTTCCCGCTGGGGCGGTCCGTCGACTTCCGGGAGCGGCACAGGGAACCCGCCGATTCCGGCGCGGACTGGGGCCCCGAGCGGACCGTGCGGGCCGAGGTGCTCCGCGCCTTGCTCATCGACGGGCCCCGCCAGGAAGGCGAGACCCCTGTCCTGCGGCTGCACGGCGCCCGCATCACCGGCAAGCTCGACCTCGAGTACGCGGAAGTCGCCGGCGCCATCCACCTCTGGTCCTGCTACTTCGACGGGGAACTGGATCTGTACGGGGCGCAGTTGCGCCAGCTGAATCTGGGCTGGTCCGTCTTCCCCGACCTGTACGGCACCGGGTTGCGGATCGACGGCTCGCTGCGGATGACCGGTGTCCGCGTCCGGAGGGCCGTCCGGCTCGGGGGCGCGCGGATCGCCGGGGCGGTTTTCCTCGACGGGGCGCAGCTGGGCGAGCAAGGGTTGGCCGCCGCCTTCGACGAGCCCGTCCTCGCGCTCAATCGCGCCACCATCGACGGTGATCTCCACGCCGACGACGGCTTCACCGCCCACGGGTTGGTCCGCCTCGCGGGTGCCGTGGTCGCCGGGACCATCACCTTCAACGATGCGGTGCTCAGCAACCCGGGCAGCACAGCCTTGCAGGCAGGGAACCTCAGCGCCGGAGACGATCTGCATGCGATGCGGCTCACGGCGTACGGACGGCTCAACCTGCCGGGCGCCCGTATCCCCGGCCAGTTCAACCTGGAGGGCGCCCGGCTCTCCAACCCGGGCGGCATGGCCCTGCGCGCCAGCATCACCGGGGGCACGTTGTGGTTGGACCAGGCCGCACCCGTCGAGGGCACCGTCACACTGCGGGGCTGCCAGTTCGATCTCCTGTACATAGCCCCGGAGACCTGGCCGGACCAGGTCCGCCTCGATGGCCTCACGTACACCAGGCTCGGCCCTCACGAGCCCGCCGAGCGCAGGCTCCAGGTCCTGGAGCGGGATACCGAGGGCTACGTCCCCTTCGCCTACGAGCAGCTCGCCGCCGCGTACCGTCGTGTCGGAGACGACGCGGCCGCCCGCACCGTCCAGCTCGCCAAGCAACGCCGCCACCGCACCACCCTGCCCTGGTACGCCAAGGCCTGGGGCTACCTCCAGGACGCCACCGTCGGCTACGGCTTCCGGCCCACGCGGGCCGCGGTCTGGCTGTTCTCGCTGCTGCTGGCCGGCTCCGTCACGTACGCCGTGCGGGAGCCGGCGGCGCTGAAGCCGAAGGAGGCCGCGGAGTTCAACCCCGTGTTCTACACGCTGGACCTGCTGCTCCCGATCATCGACTTCGGCCAGGAGCACGCGTATGCCTCGCGGGGCGCGTACCAGTGGTTCGGGTACGCCTTGGTCATCATGGGGTGGACCCTCGCCACGACGATCGCGGCGGGCGTCACGCGGTCGATCAGCCGCCAGTAG
- a CDS encoding GNAT family N-acetyltransferase has translation MPELQRLRADHAPALLAFERENRAYFAKYVPDRGDAYFADFDARHASLLAEQAAGACHFHVLVDAEGAVVGRVNLVDVADGEAELGYRIAERAAGRGLATGAVRQVCGVAGAEYGLAALRAATDAGNEGSRAVLVRAGFVVVGEVESEGRTEVRYRRDIAG, from the coding sequence ATGCCCGAACTCCAGCGCCTGCGCGCCGATCACGCTCCCGCCCTGCTCGCCTTCGAGCGCGAGAACCGGGCGTACTTCGCGAAGTACGTGCCAGACCGTGGCGACGCCTACTTCGCCGACTTCGATGCGCGACATGCCTCCCTGCTCGCCGAACAGGCCGCCGGGGCCTGCCACTTCCACGTACTGGTGGACGCTGAGGGCGCGGTGGTCGGGCGCGTCAATCTCGTCGACGTGGCGGACGGCGAAGCCGAACTCGGCTATCGCATCGCCGAGCGGGCGGCGGGGCGCGGGCTCGCCACCGGTGCCGTACGGCAGGTCTGCGGGGTCGCCGGCGCGGAGTACGGGCTTGCTGCCCTGCGCGCGGCTACGGATGCGGGGAACGAGGGGTCGCGGGCGGTGCTCGTCCGTGCGGGGTTCGTGGTCGTGGGCGAGGTGGAGAGTGAGGGGCGGACCGAGGTGCGTTACCGCCGTGACATAGCTGGATGA